A DNA window from Vigna angularis cultivar LongXiaoDou No.4 chromosome 1, ASM1680809v1, whole genome shotgun sequence contains the following coding sequences:
- the LOC108324006 gene encoding probable protein phosphatase 2C 27 isoform X1: MCVQEGEQVGEDIEKNVDNRRVSWPLHCDLLHAQMDNREKDSSFRTPTDQISVANSFPLESICEDTETVDKKQNLMNFVPTLRSGEWSDIGERPSMEDTHICIGDLAKKFGNNELSEEAISFYGVFDGHGGKSAAQFVRDHLPQVIVEDADFPLELEKVVTRSFLETDAEFARSCSIESSLSSGTTALTAIIFGRSLLVANAGDCRAVLSRCGRAVEMSKDHRPLCMKERMRIESVGGYIDDGYLNGQLGVTRALGDWHLEGMKEMNGKHGPLSAEPELKLMTLTKEDEFLIIGSDGIWDVFRSQNAVDFARRRLQEHNDVKQCCREIIGEAIKREATDNLTVVMVCFHSEPPPSVVVERPRVRRSISAEGLQNLKCLLEG; this comes from the exons ATGTGTGTGCAAGAGGGTGAACAAGTTGGTGAGGATATAGAGAAAAACGTTGATAACAGAAGGGTGTCATGGCCTTTGCATTGTGATCTCTTGCATGCCCAGATGGACAACAGGGAAAAAGACTCTTCCTTTAGAACCCCCACTGACCAGATCAGTGTTGCAAATTCATTTCCT CTGGAAAGCATATGTGAGGATACAGAAACTGTGGACAAAAAGCAGAACCTGATGAACTTTGTTCCTACTCTTCGGTCTGGTGAATGGAGTGATATTGGAGAACGCCCTTCCATGGAGGATACACACATATGCATTGGAGATTTGGCCAAAAAATTTGGCAATAACGAACTTTCTGAGGAAGCTATTTCCTTTTATGGT GTATTTGATGGACACGGAGGGAAGAGTGCTGCACAGTTTGTTCGTGATCATCTACCACAGGTGATTGTTGAGGATGCTGACTTTCCTTTGGAACTTGAGAAGGTTGTCACAAGGTCATTTTTGGAGACTGATGCAGAGTTTGCAAGATCATGTTCTATTGAGTCTTCCCTATCTTCTGGCACAACTGCACTGACTGCAATTATATTTGGAAG GTCTTTACTTGTAGCCAATGCCGGAGACTGTCGTGCCGTGTTATCCCGTTGTGGCCGAGCCGTAGAAATGTCCAAAGATCACAGACCATTGTGCATGAAAGAAAGGATGAGGATTGAGTCTGTAGGTGGATACATAGATGATGGTTACCTGAATGGCCAGTTAGGTGTGACTCGTGCTCTAGGGGACTGGCATCTTGAAGgaatgaaggagatgaatggaaaacatGGACCATTGAGTGCTGAGCCTGAACTTAAATTGATGACATTGACCAAAGAAGATGAGTTTTTGATAATTGGGAGTGATGGAATATGGGATGTTTTTCGCAGCCAGAATGCAGTGGACTTTGCTCGAAGGAGGCTGCAAGAACACAATGATGTCAAGCAGTGTTGCAGGGAGATAATAGGAGAAGCAATAAAGAGAGAAGCAACAGACAATTTGACAGTGGTGATGGTGTGTTTTCACTCAGAACCACCACCTTCTGTGGTAGTAGAAAGGCCTAGAGTCAGAAGAAGCATATCTGCTGAGGGACTTCAAAACCTTAAATGCTTGCTAGAAGGATAA
- the LOC108324006 gene encoding probable protein phosphatase 2C 27 isoform X2, with amino-acid sequence MNFVPTLRSGEWSDIGERPSMEDTHICIGDLAKKFGNNELSEEAISFYGVFDGHGGKSAAQFVRDHLPQVIVEDADFPLELEKVVTRSFLETDAEFARSCSIESSLSSGTTALTAIIFGRSLLVANAGDCRAVLSRCGRAVEMSKDHRPLCMKERMRIESVGGYIDDGYLNGQLGVTRALGDWHLEGMKEMNGKHGPLSAEPELKLMTLTKEDEFLIIGSDGIWDVFRSQNAVDFARRRLQEHNDVKQCCREIIGEAIKREATDNLTVVMVCFHSEPPPSVVVERPRVRRSISAEGLQNLKCLLEG; translated from the exons ATGAACTTTGTTCCTACTCTTCGGTCTGGTGAATGGAGTGATATTGGAGAACGCCCTTCCATGGAGGATACACACATATGCATTGGAGATTTGGCCAAAAAATTTGGCAATAACGAACTTTCTGAGGAAGCTATTTCCTTTTATGGT GTATTTGATGGACACGGAGGGAAGAGTGCTGCACAGTTTGTTCGTGATCATCTACCACAGGTGATTGTTGAGGATGCTGACTTTCCTTTGGAACTTGAGAAGGTTGTCACAAGGTCATTTTTGGAGACTGATGCAGAGTTTGCAAGATCATGTTCTATTGAGTCTTCCCTATCTTCTGGCACAACTGCACTGACTGCAATTATATTTGGAAG GTCTTTACTTGTAGCCAATGCCGGAGACTGTCGTGCCGTGTTATCCCGTTGTGGCCGAGCCGTAGAAATGTCCAAAGATCACAGACCATTGTGCATGAAAGAAAGGATGAGGATTGAGTCTGTAGGTGGATACATAGATGATGGTTACCTGAATGGCCAGTTAGGTGTGACTCGTGCTCTAGGGGACTGGCATCTTGAAGgaatgaaggagatgaatggaaaacatGGACCATTGAGTGCTGAGCCTGAACTTAAATTGATGACATTGACCAAAGAAGATGAGTTTTTGATAATTGGGAGTGATGGAATATGGGATGTTTTTCGCAGCCAGAATGCAGTGGACTTTGCTCGAAGGAGGCTGCAAGAACACAATGATGTCAAGCAGTGTTGCAGGGAGATAATAGGAGAAGCAATAAAGAGAGAAGCAACAGACAATTTGACAGTGGTGATGGTGTGTTTTCACTCAGAACCACCACCTTCTGTGGTAGTAGAAAGGCCTAGAGTCAGAAGAAGCATATCTGCTGAGGGACTTCAAAACCTTAAATGCTTGCTAGAAGGATAA
- the LOC108346955 gene encoding 110 kDa U5 small nuclear ribonucleoprotein component CLO — MDDSLYDEFGNYIGPEMESDQDSDRDSDAEADDKADGQSDGGAPSDGEDPNNGWMTTISEDVENQVVLAEDKKYYPTAEEVYGDDVETLVMDEDEQPLEQPIIKPVRNIKFEVGVKDSSTYVSSQFLLGLMSNPTLVRNVALVGHLQHGKTVFMDMLVEQTHHMSTFDPQSEKHTRYTDTRIDEQERKISIKAIPMSLVLEDSNSKSYLCNIMDTPGHVNFSDEMTAALRLADGAVLIVDAAEGVMVNTERAIRHAIQDRLPIVVVINKVDRLITELKLPPKDAYHKIRHTLEVINTHISAASSIAGDVQVVDPVAGNVCFASGTAGWSFTLQSFAKLYGKLHGIPLEANKFASRLWGDYYFHPDTRAFKKKPPASGGERSFVEFVLEPLYKIYSQVIGEHKKSVETTLAELGVTLSNAAYRLNVRPLLRLACSSVFGPASGFTDMLVQHIPSPRDAATKKVDHIYTGPKDSSIYKAMAQCDAYGPLMVNVTKLYPKSDCSVFDAFGRVYSGKIQTGQAVRVLGEGYSPDDEEDMTVKEVTKLWVYQARDRMPVAEAPPGSWVLIEGVDASIMKTATLCNVDYDEDVYIFRPLQFNTLSVVKTATEPLNPSELPKMVEGLRKISKSYPLAVTKVEESGEHTILGTGELYLDSIMKDLRELYSEVEVKVADPVVSFCETVVESSSMKCFAETPNKKNKITMITEPLERGLAEDIENGVVSTDWNRKKLGEFFQTKYDWDLLAARSIWAFGPDKQGPNILLDDTLPTEVDKNLLNAVKDSIVQGFQWGAREGPLCDEPIRNVKFKIVDARIAPEPLHRGSGQIIPTARRVAYSAFLMATPRLMEPVYYVEIQTPIDCVSAIYTVLSRRRGHVTADVPQPGTPAYIVKAFLPVIESFGFETDLRYHTQGQAFCLSVFDHWAIVPGDPLDKNIVLRPLEPAPIQHLAREFMVKTRRRKGMSEDVSINKFFDEAMMVELAQQAADLHQQMM, encoded by the exons ATGGACGATAGCTTGTACGACGAGTTCGGCAACTACATCGGCCCGGAAATGGAGTCCGACCAGGACTCTGACCGCGACTCCGATGCCGAGGCCGACGACAAAGCCGATGGTCAGTCCGACGGTGGAGCCCCTTCCGACGGCGAGGATCCGAACAACGGATGGATGACGACGATCTCGGAGGACGTGGAGAACCAGGTGGTGCTGGCGGAGGACAAGAAGTACTACCCCACCGCGGAAGAGGTGTACGGCGATGACGTTGAAACCCTAGTCATGGACGAGGATGAGCAGCCCCTGGAGCAACCTATCATCAAGCCCGTGAGGAACATCAAGTTCGAGGTTGGAGTGAAGGACTCCTCCACCTATGTCTCCTCTCAGTTCCTCCTGGGCCTCATGTCGAACCCTACGCTTGTGCGCAACGTGGCGCTGGTGGGGCACTTGCAGCACGGGAAGACCGTGTTCATGGACATGCTCGTGGAACAGACGCATCACATGTCCACTTTCGATCCTCAGAGCGAGAAGCACACGCGGTATACGGACACTCGGATTGATGAGCAGGAGAGGAAAATTTCGATCAAGGCTATTCCCATGTCGCTTGTGCTGGAGGATAGCAACTCCAAGTCGTATCTGTGTAACATCATGGACACCCCTGGCCATGTTAATTTCTCCGATGAAATGACCGCGGCTTTGAGGCTTGCTGATGGCGCTGTCTTGATTGTAGATGCTGCTGAAGGAGTCATG GTAAACACGGAAAGGGCCATACGTCATGCTATTCAGGACCGGTTGCCGATTGTGGTTGTAATCAATAAG GTTGACAGGCTTATAACTGAACTTAAGTTGCCGCCTAAGGATGCTTATCATAAAATAAGGCATACATTGGAGGTTATTAATACTCACATATCTGCTGCCTCCTCGATTGCGGGTGATGTTCAAGTTGTGGATCCAGTTGCTGGAAATGTTTGTTTTGCTAGTGGTACTGCTGGATGGTCCTTTACGTTGCAGTCATTTGCTAAGTTGTATGGGAAGCTGCATGGAATTCCTTTGGAAGCTAATAAATTTGCTTCTCGACTGTGGGGAGACTATTATTTTCATCCAGATACGAGAGCCTTCAAAAAGAAGCCCCCTGCCAGTGGAGGCGAGCGATCTTTTGTAGAGTTTGTGCTGGAGCCTCTTTACAAGATATACAGCCAAGTGATCGGGGAGCATAAAAAGAGTGTAGAGACTACACTTGCTGAACTAGGAGTCACACTAAGTAATGCGGCCTACAGACTAAATGTCAGACCCTTGCTAAGGTTGGCATGTAGCTCAGTTTTTGGTCCAGCTTCAGGCTTCACTGATATGCTTGTTCAGCATATACCTTCCCCGAGGGATGCTGCAACTAAGAAAGTTGACCACATATATACTGGTCCTAAAGACTCGTCCATTTACAAAGCTATGGCTCAGTGTGATGCTTATGGCCCCCTAATGGTTAATGTAACCAAACTGTATCCAAAATCTGATTGCAGTGTGTTTGATGCCTTTGGTAGAGTTTATAGTGGCAAGATACAGACAGGACAGGCTGTACGTGTTCTAGGAGAAGGATACTCACCGGATGATGAGGAGGATATGACTGTTAAAGAAGTAACTAAGTTGTGGGTGTATCAAGCTCGAGACAGGATGCCAGTAGCTGAGGCTCCTCCTGGTTCTTGGGTCCTAATTGAAGGTGTGGATGCTTCAATCATGAAAACTGCCACTCTTTGTAATGTGGATTATGACGAAGATGTGTATATATTCCGGCCTCTTCAGTTCAATACACTGTCAGTGGTAAAAACAGCTACTGAACCATTAAATCCAAGTGAATTGCCAAAAATGGTGGAGGGCCTGCGAAAAATAAGCAAAAGTTATCCTCTTGCAGTTACTAAAGTAGAGGAATCTGGTGAGCACACTATATTAGGGACTGGTGAGCTGTACTTGGATTCAATTATGAAGGACCTGAGAGAGCTCTATTCTGAAGTAGAAGTCAAG GTAGCAGATCCTGTTGTCTCATTTTGTGAAACTGTTGTTGAATCTTCATCAATGAAATGCTTTGCTGAAACACCAAACAAGAAGAATAAAATAACTATG ATTACCGAGCCATTAGAAAGAGGCCTTGCAGAGGACATAGAGAATGGTGTTGTTAGCACTGACTGGAATAGAAAAAAACTAGGTGAATTTTTCCAGACAAAATATGACTGGGATCTTCTTGCTGCACGGTCAATATGGGCATTTGGCCCTGATAAGCAG GGACCCAATATTCTGTTAGACGATACTCTACCAACTGAAGTTGACAAGAATCTGCTGAATGCTGTGAAGGATTCCATTGTTCAGGG ATTTCAGTGGGGTGCACGAGAAGGACCTCTGTGTGATGAACCCATCAGAAACGTTAAGTTCAAGATTGTTGACGCAAGGATTGCCCCTGAACCACTTCATCGGGGATCTGGCCAGATCATTCCCACAGCCAGACGAGTGGCCTATTCAGCCTTCCTCATGGCTACTCCTAGGCTTATGGAACCTGTGTATTATGTGGAG ATTCAAACACCAATTGATTGTGTATCTGCAATCTACACTGTATTATCTAGAAGGCGTGGACATGTTACTGCTGATGTTCCTCAGCCAGGCACCCCGGCCTATATCGTTAAG GCATTTTTACCGGTGATAGAATCTTTTGGATTTGAGACAGACTTGAGATACCATACTCAGGGTCAAGCGTTTTGTCTGTCAGTCTTTGATCATTGGGCTATTGTTCCTGGAGATCCTCTAGACAAAAACATTGTTTTGCGCCCACTTGAACCGGCACCTATCCAGCATCTTGCTCGGGAGTTTATGGTGAAGACCAGGCGGAGAAAG GGGATGAGTGAGGACGTAAGCATAAATAAGTTCTTTGATGAGGCTATGATGGTGGAACTGGCTCAGCAGGCAGCAGACCTTCATCaacaaatgatgtga